The sequence below is a genomic window from Methylotuvimicrobium alcaliphilum 20Z.
ATCGCATAATCTTGGCCGATTGCGACCGGATCGAAGTTTTCGCGGATCACGCCTTTGCTCGGCGAGGCTTTTTTGACTTCGGCGATGATCGCAGTTTTTTTTCCGGCAACCTTGCTCTGTAGCGCGGCGGCGAATCCGCGCGGGCTTTCGACGCCGCCTGCGATTTCACGCAGCATGTCGACCGTCGTGTTCAGCTTGCGGCGTGCGATTTCGTCGGCTTTGGTATCAAGGATTTTTTTTAGAATATCGGGAGTATCGGTCATGATGATTCGCTTGAAGTTAGCGCGTTGGAAAATTCGATGAATGTATTCAATTTCGCTTTTGCCATGCCACTTTCAATGGCTATTTGAGCTTTATGCACGCCGGAATGTAAGTTGTCGGTCAGGCCTGCCGCATAAATTGCCGCGCCGGCATTGAGCGCGACGATGTCTCGGGCAGGTCCCGGTTGATTGTCGAGTGCCGAATAAATCATAGCTAGGCTCTCTGCGGCACTATCGACCGCAAGCTCTTCCAGGTTGCCTCGTTTGAGACCGAATTGGACCGGTGTGATCGTGTAGCAATTGATGTTGCCGTTTTTCAATTCCGCCACCGAAGTCGATGAGGCAATGCTGATTTCATCGAGTCCGTCTTCTGCGCTGACCACGATGACATGCTGGCTGCCGAGTTTTTTTAGTACTTCGGTCATCGGCCGAACCCATTCCTTTGCATAGACGCCGATCAATTGATTCGGTGCCTTAGCCGGATTGGATAATGGACCTAATAGGTTGAATAGTGTCCGTACGCCCATTTCTTGGCGAGGTCCGACCGAATATTTCATTGCGCCGTGATGTTTCGGTGCGAACAAAAAACCGACGCCGACTTCATTGACGCAGCGGATGACTTGTTCGTGGCTTAAGTCCAGGTTGACACCGGCCGCTTCCAGCACGTCGGCACTGCCGGTGCGGCTGGAAACTGAACGATTGCCGTGTTTGGCGACTTTGCCTCCGGCTGCCGCAACGACGAAAGCGCTGGCCGTTGAAATATTGAATGTGTTTGCGCCATCACCGCCTGTGCCGCAGGTGTCCACGACATGCTCGCCGCAGATTTCGATGGTGTCGGCTAATTCTCGCATCACTTCGACAGCAGCGGCGATTTCCTCAATGGTTTCTCCTTTGCAGCGTAACGCAATCAAGAATGCGGCAATTTGTGCATCGGTCGCACCGCCGGTCATAATAATGCGCATCACGTCGCGCATTTGCTCGTGATTGAGATTATGCTTGGTCAGGAGAGCTTGCAGAGCTTGTTTGAGATCCATAGTGTTTGGCTAATATTCTCGTCGGTAGTTGGAAGTCGGATCAATGAATCGCGTATTTTGCGAATTTCACCGTAGGATGGGCTTTGTTTTATCTGTCCAAAAAGTTTCGCAGCAGATCGTGGCCGTGTTCAGTCAAGATCGATTCCGGATGAAACTGCACGCCTTCGATATCAAATATTTTATGGCGGACGCCCATGATTTCTTCGATATTGCCGGTTTCGTCCTGAGTCCACGCCGTGATTTCAAGACACTCCGGCAGCGTGGCTTGATCGATGACCAGAGAATGATAGCGCGTTGCGGTAAACGGGTTGTTCAGTCCTTTGAATACCCCAATATCGTTGTGATAAACCGGCGAGGTTTTGCCATGCATAATGCTTTTGGCATGGATGATGTTGCCTCCGAAAGCATGTCCAATACTTTGATGGCCGAGACACACGCCTAGAATCGGAAAACGGCCTGCGAATTTCAAGATCGCTTCGACCGAAACTCCGGCCTCGTTAGGTGTGCAAGGCCCCGGTGAAATGACGATTTTATCGGGCGCCAGACGTTCGATATCGGTCACGGTGACTTCGTCGTTGCGTACGACCGTTACATCGGCGCCGAGTTCGCCGAAATATTGCACCAGGTTATAAGTGAACGAGTCGTAATTATCGATCATAACCAGTTTGACGGCGCTCATGATTGTTCTCCTTCCAAGCCTGCCTCGGCCATGCTGACGGCTCGGAATACGGCCCGGCCTTTGTTCATCGTCTCTTCCCATTCGTTAATCGGCACCGAATCGTAAACGATGCCGGCACCCGCTTGAATGTGCAAGGTTTTATCCTTGATCACGGCGGTGCGGATCGCAATCGCGGTATCGAGATTGCCCGACCACGCGATATAACCGACCGCGCCCGAATAGACGCCGCGCTTGACCGGTTCCAGTTCATCGATGATTTCCATCGCGCGGATTTTTGGCGCGCCGCTAACCGTGCCGGCCGGGAATGTCGCAGCCAAGACATCGAAGGCGTTTTTGCCTTCTTGTAATTCTCCGGTGACGTTAGAGACGATATGCATGACATGCGAATAACGTTCGACGATCATTTTGTCGGTAAGTTGCACGGTGCCGGTACGCGAGACGCGACCGGCGTCGTTGCGGCCGAGATCGATCAACATCAAATGTTCGGCCAGTTCTTTCGGGTCGGCAAGCAGTTCCCTTTCCAGGTCAAGGTCTTGCTCGTGCGTCGCGCCGCGCGGGCGGGTTCCGGCGATCGGGCGAACCGTAACCGTGCCGTCTTCGAGGCGTACCAGGATCTCGGGCGACGAACCGACGATATGAAAATTCTCGAGATTTAGAAAATACATGTACGGCGAAGGATTCAGACAACGCAACGCGCGGTATAAATTAAGCGGCGAGGCGCTATACGGGATCGACAAGCGTTGCGACAGCACGACTTGCATGATATCGCCGTCGACAATATATTCTTTCGCTTTCAACACGGCCTGCTCGAAACCTTGCTGCGTGAAGCCGGAAACGAAATGCGATTCCTCGACTTGTTTCGGCGCTTTGTGAGTCTCGGAACGTGCTTTTTGTTCGCGTAGCCGGACTGCCAAATCGTCCAGGCGATTTACGGCGTCTTGGTAGGCATTGTCTTGCTCGGGGTCGGCATGAGTCAAGAGCAGCAGTTTTCCGGATAAATTATCGAAGACCAGTATTTCTTCGGACACCATTAGTAATATGTCGGGCGTGCCGAGCGGGTCCGGTTTGTTTGTCGACTTGAGTCGAGGTTCGATATAGCCGATGGTTTCATAGCCGAAATAACCGACTAGTCCGCCGTTAAAGCGTGGCGACCCTTCGATATCGGGGACTTTGTAACGATCTTTGAATGCTTCGATCCAGGCCAGCGGGTTTTCATGAATCAATATTTCAATGGCTTCGCCGTCTCGCTCAACTCGGATTTCATTGCCGATAACTTTAACGACAGTTCGACAAGGCAGGCCGATAATCGAATAGCGGCCCCACTGCTCGCCGCCGTGCACGGATTCGAATAAATACGAATAGGGACCGTCGGCCAGTTTTAGGTAAGCGCTGAGCGGCGTGTCCAAATCTGCGAGAATTTCCCGGCTGATCGGAATTCGGTTAAAGCCTTGCAGGGCATGCTGTTTAAATTGTTCGGGTGTCATTGTGGTTGTCAGCATAAGTTGATGACGCACGGACGGGTCTTAAAACGAAACCGTCCTTTCGCCGGTCGGCACATTATATATAAGAATAGGCGGCGCTTCTAAGGTAAAAGTGACGGTTTAGGATTTCGTGAAAAATAACTTCCTGAAGCTATAAGTTTTGTAGCAGGTTCGGTAACTCGCTTGACAGGACACCGTTAATACGTCCGTGTAGGCTTGACGGCGGCTTTCCCTGCCGCCGACACCTGCCAATCGAGTTACCGAACCTGCTTACCTTGCATTAAAAATAGGGAAGTTATTTATAACAAAATCCTTAGAGAATGCCGGGTTGAATTATGGTATCCGACTCATTTGTGGTTCATTGAATAGCCAAAACTAATGAAACGTATTTTCCTTATACCGGATCATTATAAAATTAATGTTTCATTACATAGTAGGATGAAGCAAGCGATGAAATTAATTACTTTTACGCATAATCGGCAAACGCGAATTGGCGCTGTCGTCGGCGATGAAATTGTCGACGGTTTCGGGGATAGTGCGCTTCCTTCCTTGATGATCGACTTTCTGAGTGCTGGAGAGTCGGCATTGGAGGCGTTGCAAAAACTCATCGATGCAGGCACGCACCGCCTGCCGGTTGCAGAGGTGAAAGTGCATGCACCGGTGCCGAGACCAGGGAAATATTTGGCGATCAGCCTCAATTATGCCGAACACATTGAAGAAACCGGCAAGGAAAAACCCGAATACCCGACATTTTTCAATAAGCAAACAACTTGTGTAATCGGTAGCGGTGAACCGATTCATCGGCCTAAGGTATCGGAAAAACTGGATTATGAGGGCGAGTTGGCTTTTGTAATAGGCCAGCGTTGCCGTCATGTGCCTCTGGAGCAAGCGCATCAAGTCATCGCAGGCTTCACGATTGCCAACGATGTGTCGGTTAGGGATTGGCAGGCCCGTTCGCCGACGATGACGCTGGGTAAGTCGTTCGATACACATGGCCCGCTCGGGCCATGGCTAGTCACGCCGGATGAAATCATCGATCCGCATAATTTGACGATCAAGACCTGGGTTAATGATGAATTACGGCAAAATTCCAATACTCGGCACATGATTTTTAATTGCTATCAAATGATTGCTTATTTGAGTCAAGTTATGACGCTCGAGCCTGGCGATGTCATTGCAACCGGCACGCCGTCAGGCGTCGGCGTTAAAATGAAACCGCGAGGTTATCTGAAGCCCGGGCAAACGGTTCGTATTGAAATCGAAGGTATTGGCGAGTTATGCAATTCAGTCGTCGAAGAGCCTAATGCTATCGAATGTCGATAAGCGATGCCTTATTTTTTTAGTTGGTGCCAAGCATAAGGCGGTTTGTTAAAAAAATCCGGATTGATGTTTGGGGCAACCGGGTATTCGGTTCGTGGGGTTGGAAAGAGTAACGCGATACTCAGGCCGCCAAAGCGGGATTTATTCATCTGTAATTCGGCATGATGCAAGACAGCGATTCTTTTTACCATCGATAAGCCGAGGCCGCTGCCTTGGGTATGGTTGGCGGTTTCAACGCAACGGTAAAAACGTTGATACGCATTTTCGAGTTGTTCGACCGGAATGCCCGGCCCCGAATCTTCGACACATAAACAAGGGCGGTTTCCTTGTGCGGTCAGGCTAATCAATATTTTGCCGCCTCTTGGCGTGTATTTGATTGCGTTATCGACGATATTTCTTATTAAGATATTGATGAGTAAGGAATTGACCATGACTAAACTGTCGGTGTCGTTATCAAAGCCCATGGTAATTTGTTTTTTATGGGCTTCCGGTTCCATTTCGGCAATGATTTGAATAATTTCATTGCTCAATTTGATCGGTTGTTTAGTCAAGTAACTGGGGTCCGATTCGATGCGCGAAAAAGTCAATAGCTGTTGTACTAGGCCGGTCATGCGTTTCACTGCTTGTTCAATACGGCTTAATGCTTGTTGTCTGACGCCATCGTCGGTTGTTTTTATCGCGACTTGGGCTTGAGTCAACAAACCTGCGAGTGGGGTTTTAAGTTCATGCGAAGCGTCGGCCGTAAAGCGCCGTTCGTTTTCGAAAGCCTTCTCAAGCTGAATGAATAAAGTGTTCAAGGCCTCGACTACCGGTATGATTTCAGTTGGAAGCCAGCGGGTCGATAGGGGTTTTAAGTAATTAGCCTCACGCTTCGCTAGTTGCCGTGCCAGGCGATTGACCGGTTTGAGCGAGCGGCCGACAATGATCCAAATGACCAGACCGAATAAAGGCAAGCTAATCAATAACGGTTTGATCAAATGATTGGCGATTTCGTCTTTCAATTCCTGACGGATATCGTCACGTTGACCGACATGAACGATATATTCGTCTTCATCATTGGAAACGCTGAAAACATGCCAGGTATGTCCCGCTACCTCGGTTTTGGTGTAGCCGTTTGTCGAATGCGACATCGGTTGCTTGGGTGCGGTTTGCGACCTTAAAATCAAGCCTTCGGTTTTATCGATCAATTGAAACGATATTTTTTTACGTAATTGCGTGAGTTGCTGGTCGGGTGGCGGCGTTTTTTCAGGGCTGTCCAAATCCCACAATTCATTCAGAGAGCCTTTATAGAGCAATTGTCCGACAAACGAATATAACGCTTGAGCCGATTGTTCGAGTTCGGCATTGAATAGTTTTACTACTTCGTCGCGTGTGACTTTATAACTAATATAAGCCGTAACGGCCCAGATGACTATCGTTGCCGAAAGCAATGCAAACAGCAGCACGCCTTTAAGTGAGTAACGCATTAATTCTCATCGAGTATGTAGCCGACGCCTCTGACTGTGCGGATGTAATCCGAGCCTAGCTTTTTGCGTAGATGGTGGATATGCACTTCGACAGTATTGCTTTCTATTTCAGAACCCCAGGAATATAAGGCTTCCTCGATACGCGCCTTGGAAACGACCTTACCGATATTATTCATTAAAAAATTTAAAATGCCGAATTCCTTTTGCGATAAATTAACCGGGGTGTTATGGATCGTGACGGTATGCGCGGCGGGATCTAGCACGATGCCTTTATGTTCGATTTGAGAGACGCTTCTTCCCGCTTGTCTTCTGGCTAGTGCTCGAAGGCGGGCGCAGACTTCCGATAAATCGAACGGTTTAACGACAAAGTCGTCGGCGCCGCTATCGAGTAAAGTAACTCGATCGTCGATACCGTCCCTTGCTGTTAAGATCAAGACCGGGGTTTCATCTTTTCGTTTTCTGATTTCGGAAAGTAGGTTTAAGCCGTCCATGCCCGGCAGATTAAGATCCATTACAATCAGTTCATAACTGTTGGATTTCAGTGCTTCATCTGCCTGCGTGCCGTTCCTAAGCCAATCGACCGCATAGCCTTCCATCGTTAGGCCGGCTTGTATGCCGTCGCCCAGAATTTCATCGTCTTCGACCAATAATAGCCGCATAGTGTTACCAATAATAATACGTTGATGTTCAATAAATAGTTTTAAATGCCTGAAAAAAAATCAATTCTTTGCCAGGCACCCCGGTGCCTCCTTAAACGCTGCCGAAATTTGAAGTGCGAAAGGTCTATTCTCAGACGATTTTGCGATTAAAAGAGAGTAAGACGTCAACTTTCCAAGCGTTTACCGTATTGCATAACATACTCTTTAAATTTAGCCGCATCAATTCGGAACGCAGTGTCTGTGAACGGTCTTGTTTTTCGCTTAATTATTGCTGCAGAACGTCGGAGTGTTAAACAAGACATGCTTCTCGTCAGGAAAAGGGAAAGCGAGCGTTTACAATGATTTCGGTGTTAAAATACCTCATCTTCAATCATGTGCAAAAAAATCTTGCCGCCGATAAGCTTATACATTCACATACCTTGGTGCATCAAAAAGTGCCCCTATTGCGATTTCAATTCTCATGCGGTCAAGGGCGAGTTACCCGAAATTCGCTATATCGATGCTTTGTTGCAAGATTTGAGCCTAGATTTGGAGCGCTTTGCCGTTCGGCAGCCCACCATTGGGACGATATTCATTGGCGGCGGAACGCCCAGTTTGTTCTCACCCGAAGCGATCGATCGATTGCTTTGCGGTATTAGGTGTCAAACGAAGTTAGCCGATAACGCCGAAATCACGCTCGAAGCCAATCCGGGTACCTTTGAAAGCGGTAAATTCGCTGAATTTCGAGCTATCGGGATTAATCGATTATCGATCGGCGTGCAAAGTTTTAATGATGAGCAATTGAAAAAATTGGGACGGGTTCATTCGTCGGCAGAGGCGATTCACGCGGCGGAAATTGCGCAACGGGTCGGCTTTTCCAATTTTAATTTGGACTTAATGTTCGGTTTGCCGGAAATTTCCGGATATAGCGGCTTGTCCGATATTCGTACCGCCGTCGATATGAACCCGACCCATATCTCTTTTTATCAGTTGACGTTGGAGCCGAATACTTATTTTCATAAGTTTCCGCCGCAATTGCCGGGAGAGGAAAGTATTTTTGCCGGGCAAATGCAATGCCAAGCACTATTGGAAAGCGCGGGCTATTGGCAGTACGAAATTTCCGCCTACAGCAAGCCGGGTGCTCAGTGCCGACATAACCGCAATTATTGGCAATTCGGCGATTATCTGGGGATCGGCGCAGGCGCGCACGGTAAAATAAGTTTGGAGCTACCCTTCGAGGTTTATCGTAGCGTTAAACCTAAAAGCCCCGAGTTATATATGCAAACCCTTGGCGAGGAAAAACCCGTCTTGTGCGAAGCCGATAATCTTCCTATTGAATTCGCGATGAATCATTTCCGGCTTAAAGAGGGTTTTACCGAAGCGCACTATCGCGCCGTTACGGGGTTGAGTCTCGACAGTCTGCAGCCGGGCCTTGAGCAATGTATCGCGCAAGGCTTGGTCGATTTTACGGATGATCATTACCGCTGCTCGGAGCACGGTTGGAATTTTCTCGATACTATCCTTGAAAAATTCATTCGTTGAATGAGGGTTTGGTCATATACCCATCGTAGATCAAAATTCGGCACCGGGGTGTCCTCAGACACTACCGAAATTTGAAGTGTGAAAAAGTATAAATAATTGCCCTATTCCTCGTTTCCACTGCCCCAGCCTGGGAATGCATAGCGATTTAGTTTCGGCAGCCAAGGTGAGAATCCCTCGGAGGAACGTAAGAGATCGTCATAACAGGTATCGAGGGCAAATTAGCCTACTTCCTTTTGATTGAAAAACCGCCTAAGAATAAAAGGTATGGGATATGTCTATCGAGGACCCCGTGATCCCCATACTTAAAGCAATTTATACCTTATCTTTCAAACTATTACATAAAGAAACGCAATGCTTGATTACCAAAAAGATTTTATTCGGTATGCCCTGGACTGCGGCGTACTCAAATTCGGTGAATTTCAATTAAAATCGGGACGCATAAGTCCTTATTTTTTCAATACCGGATTGTTCGATACCGGTGCGAAATTGGGCAAATTGGGCGAGTTTTACGCGCGGGCCTTGCTGGAGTCCAAATTAGATATCGATATGTTGTTTGGCCCGGCATATAAAGGCATTCCGCTGGTTAGTGCGACTTCGATTGCTTATGCTCGAATAACCGGAAGAGATATGCCGTTTGCATTCAATCGCAAGGAAGCCAAGGGTCACGGCGAGGGCGGAGTGATCGTCGGTACGCCTTTGTTCGGGAAGGTTCTGATTTTGGATGATGTGATTACGGCCGGGACGTCGGTGCGCGAGTCCGTCGCCATTATTAACGGAGAGGGTGCTTATCCTGCGGGAGTGCTTATCGCGCTGGATCGGCAGGAAAAAGGCCCAGATGGGCAATCCGCTACACAGGAAGTCAGGAAAACGTATGATATGCCGGTCCAAAGTATCGTTTCACTCGAACAAATTATTGAATATTTGGAAACTGTTCAGGATCTAGGTTATCCAGTTGATGCAATTATCGAATACCGCAAACAATACGGTATTTAAAAATAATTGTGCGTGACTAACAGATTCAACGATATGGTCTACACTTACCCGCATTACATCGTTATACTTCGTTCGCTACGGTTGCGTGAAAGACTCAAGCGACCTTATCATCTTGCAGACTAATGACCGAAAAAAAGGCCAGCCATGAGGAACCCGGAATTTAAAGAACAGCTGCATGAATATTCGCAGTGGCGCAGTCAGTTGATACAAGCGATTGAAATGTATCAAGAATGGCGTATCCGTTATGGGATGAACGATGTTCATAGCACCGGGACAATTTTGAATATCCTTAATGGCTTGGAATCGGACCGCGTTACGCTGGCTTTTGTTGCGGAGTTTTCGCGCGGCAAAACGGAGCTGATCAATGCTTTGTTTTTTGCCGAAACCGGTGTTCGATTGTTGCCTTCAGCTCCTGGTCGGACAACGATGTCGCCTACCGAAGTATTTTATGACGAGGAGGGGGGCAGTTATATTCGTCTGCTGAATATAGAAAGTCGCTTAGAAGATATTTCGCTGGCCGAGTATAAAAACAATCCCGCTCGCTGGACACAAATCGATCTAAATTTCGATTCTCCGACGCAAATGCAAGAAGCATTTAAAGAGTTGATCGCCACAAAGAGCGTGCCAAGGGATGTAGCGGATAAATTGGGATTATGGAACGAACGTGAAGCGGCCGAGCAAGGGGTCGTTAATCCTGAAACCGTTGAAATTCCATGTTGGCGCCATGCATTAATCAGTTTTCCGCATCCGTTATTGAAGGAAGGACTTTGTATTCTCGACACGCCGGGCTTGAATGCATTAGGTACCGAGCCTGAGCTGACGTTGAACATGCTTCCAAGCGCTCAGGCAATCATATTCGTTCTAGCTGCCGATACCGGAGTGACGAAAAGCGACTTGGAAATGTGGCGTAATCATGTTTGTAGCGCTAGGGGCGGGAGAAAGCATGGATTAGCTGTCGTCATGAACAAAATCGATTCGATGTGGGACGATCTAGCCGGTGAGACGGGTTATGACGCAGCCATAGAATCGCAAATTAGCACGTCGGCCGGAATTTTAAATATCGACGAATCATCCATCTTTCCGGTATCGGCAAAGCAGGCGCTGCTGGCGAAGGTAAAATCGGATAATGTCTTGCTCGAAAAAAGTCGGTTATATTCCTTGGAAAAATATTTGTCCGACGACATCCTGAAGCAACGGCGGCAAATATTACTCAATACGATTAAAAAAGATATCGGTTTTTTGGTGGGTGAATCGTCTAATCTTACCGACGGTAAGTTGACCAATGCTACCAAGCAATTGGAGGAGTTCAAGAAGCTGGATTTTGAAAATCATGAAATGACCGAAAAGCTGATGGCCGAAACCCGTGACAGGCAACAGCATTACATGGTTAATGTCGAAAACTTTCAAGCTAGCCGTAAGGTTTTTAGTGTGCAGGCAAAAATCCTGATTGACTCGTTTGCCAAGGAAAAAGTCGATGAGATCATCCGGCAGACTCGGGAAGATATGACCAAGAGTTTAACGACATACGGCATGAAGCAGCAAATCCGTAAGTTGTTCGACGATTTACGGGACTTATTGCAGGATGCAGTCGATACGACTAATGAAACACGCCGTTTGGTTAAAGCGATTCATAAAAAGTTTCAGGACGAATACGGTTTCAAGGAAATCGAACCGCAGCTTTTCTCGATTAAGCAATACCAGTTCGAATTAGAACAGATCTTCGAAGAAGGCGAAGCATTCCGGACCAGCGCAAAAACCACATTGACCGAACAAAGCATTGTAGTTAACAGGCTTTATAGTACGTTAATTAGTAAGGCGCGAAATATTATGAAACATGCCCAAAAAGATGCTGCCGCCTGGAGTAACAGCGTTTTGACACCGTTGATGCATCAAATCAAGGATCATAAAAAACAGATTGAAGGGCGTTTGCAAATGCTGAGGAAGATTAATGAATCCAAAGGTAGCGTTGCCGAAAATATAGCGATTCTGGAACAAGAGCTAGAGCCGTTAAAAAGACAGCGAAGCGAATTGGCAACGATCATCAAGGCGATGCAATTGGATATGTCGGCTGATAGTGAGCAGTAAACAGTGAGAAGTAAATAGTGAACAGAGCACT
It includes:
- the hemW gene encoding radical SAM family heme chaperone HemW codes for the protein MCKKILPPISLYIHIPWCIKKCPYCDFNSHAVKGELPEIRYIDALLQDLSLDLERFAVRQPTIGTIFIGGGTPSLFSPEAIDRLLCGIRCQTKLADNAEITLEANPGTFESGKFAEFRAIGINRLSIGVQSFNDEQLKKLGRVHSSAEAIHAAEIAQRVGFSNFNLDLMFGLPEISGYSGLSDIRTAVDMNPTHISFYQLTLEPNTYFHKFPPQLPGEESIFAGQMQCQALLESAGYWQYEISAYSKPGAQCRHNRNYWQFGDYLGIGAGAHGKISLELPFEVYRSVKPKSPELYMQTLGEEKPVLCEADNLPIEFAMNHFRLKEGFTEAHYRAVTGLSLDSLQPGLEQCIAQGLVDFTDDHYRCSEHGWNFLDTILEKFIR
- a CDS encoding response regulator, with translation MRLLLVEDDEILGDGIQAGLTMEGYAVDWLRNGTQADEALKSNSYELIVMDLNLPGMDGLNLLSEIRKRKDETPVLILTARDGIDDRVTLLDSGADDFVVKPFDLSEVCARLRALARRQAGRSVSQIEHKGIVLDPAAHTVTIHNTPVNLSQKEFGILNFLMNNIGKVVSKARIEEALYSWGSEIESNTVEVHIHHLRKKLGSDYIRTVRGVGYILDEN
- a CDS encoding anthranilate synthase component II, whose translation is MSAVKLVMIDNYDSFTYNLVQYFGELGADVTVVRNDEVTVTDIERLAPDKIVISPGPCTPNEAGVSVEAILKFAGRFPILGVCLGHQSIGHAFGGNIIHAKSIMHGKTSPVYHNDIGVFKGLNNPFTATRYHSLVIDQATLPECLEITAWTQDETGNIEEIMGVRHKIFDIEGVQFHPESILTEHGHDLLRNFLDR
- a CDS encoding fumarylacetoacetate hydrolase family protein translates to MKLITFTHNRQTRIGAVVGDEIVDGFGDSALPSLMIDFLSAGESALEALQKLIDAGTHRLPVAEVKVHAPVPRPGKYLAISLNYAEHIEETGKEKPEYPTFFNKQTTCVIGSGEPIHRPKVSEKLDYEGELAFVIGQRCRHVPLEQAHQVIAGFTIANDVSVRDWQARSPTMTLGKSFDTHGPLGPWLVTPDEIIDPHNLTIKTWVNDELRQNSNTRHMIFNCYQMIAYLSQVMTLEPGDVIATGTPSGVGVKMKPRGYLKPGQTVRIEIEGIGELCNSVVEEPNAIECR
- the pyrE gene encoding orotate phosphoribosyltransferase, translated to MLDYQKDFIRYALDCGVLKFGEFQLKSGRISPYFFNTGLFDTGAKLGKLGEFYARALLESKLDIDMLFGPAYKGIPLVSATSIAYARITGRDMPFAFNRKEAKGHGEGGVIVGTPLFGKVLILDDVITAGTSVRESVAIINGEGAYPAGVLIALDRQEKGPDGQSATQEVRKTYDMPVQSIVSLEQIIEYLETVQDLGYPVDAIIEYRKQYGI
- a CDS encoding ATP-binding protein, whose product is MRYSLKGVLLFALLSATIVIWAVTAYISYKVTRDEVVKLFNAELEQSAQALYSFVGQLLYKGSLNELWDLDSPEKTPPPDQQLTQLRKKISFQLIDKTEGLILRSQTAPKQPMSHSTNGYTKTEVAGHTWHVFSVSNDEDEYIVHVGQRDDIRQELKDEIANHLIKPLLISLPLFGLVIWIIVGRSLKPVNRLARQLAKREANYLKPLSTRWLPTEIIPVVEALNTLFIQLEKAFENERRFTADASHELKTPLAGLLTQAQVAIKTTDDGVRQQALSRIEQAVKRMTGLVQQLLTFSRIESDPSYLTKQPIKLSNEIIQIIAEMEPEAHKKQITMGFDNDTDSLVMVNSLLINILIRNIVDNAIKYTPRGGKILISLTAQGNRPCLCVEDSGPGIPVEQLENAYQRFYRCVETANHTQGSGLGLSMVKRIAVLHHAELQMNKSRFGGLSIALLFPTPRTEYPVAPNINPDFFNKPPYAWHQLKK
- the trpE gene encoding anthranilate synthase component I, producing MTPEQFKQHALQGFNRIPISREILADLDTPLSAYLKLADGPYSYLFESVHGGEQWGRYSIIGLPCRTVVKVIGNEIRVERDGEAIEILIHENPLAWIEAFKDRYKVPDIEGSPRFNGGLVGYFGYETIGYIEPRLKSTNKPDPLGTPDILLMVSEEILVFDNLSGKLLLLTHADPEQDNAYQDAVNRLDDLAVRLREQKARSETHKAPKQVEESHFVSGFTQQGFEQAVLKAKEYIVDGDIMQVVLSQRLSIPYSASPLNLYRALRCLNPSPYMYFLNLENFHIVGSSPEILVRLEDGTVTVRPIAGTRPRGATHEQDLDLERELLADPKELAEHLMLIDLGRNDAGRVSRTGTVQLTDKMIVERYSHVMHIVSNVTGELQEGKNAFDVLAATFPAGTVSGAPKIRAMEIIDELEPVKRGVYSGAVGYIAWSGNLDTAIAIRTAVIKDKTLHIQAGAGIVYDSVPINEWEETMNKGRAVFRAVSMAEAGLEGEQS
- a CDS encoding dynamin family protein is translated as MRNPEFKEQLHEYSQWRSQLIQAIEMYQEWRIRYGMNDVHSTGTILNILNGLESDRVTLAFVAEFSRGKTELINALFFAETGVRLLPSAPGRTTMSPTEVFYDEEGGSYIRLLNIESRLEDISLAEYKNNPARWTQIDLNFDSPTQMQEAFKELIATKSVPRDVADKLGLWNEREAAEQGVVNPETVEIPCWRHALISFPHPLLKEGLCILDTPGLNALGTEPELTLNMLPSAQAIIFVLAADTGVTKSDLEMWRNHVCSARGGRKHGLAVVMNKIDSMWDDLAGETGYDAAIESQISTSAGILNIDESSIFPVSAKQALLAKVKSDNVLLEKSRLYSLEKYLSDDILKQRRQILLNTIKKDIGFLVGESSNLTDGKLTNATKQLEEFKKLDFENHEMTEKLMAETRDRQQHYMVNVENFQASRKVFSVQAKILIDSFAKEKVDEIIRQTREDMTKSLTTYGMKQQIRKLFDDLRDLLQDAVDTTNETRRLVKAIHKKFQDEYGFKEIEPQLFSIKQYQFELEQIFEEGEAFRTSAKTTLTEQSIVVNRLYSTLISKARNIMKHAQKDAAAWSNSVLTPLMHQIKDHKKQIEGRLQMLRKINESKGSVAENIAILEQELEPLKRQRSELATIIKAMQLDMSADSEQ
- the trpD gene encoding anthranilate phosphoribosyltransferase; translation: MDLKQALQALLTKHNLNHEQMRDVMRIIMTGGATDAQIAAFLIALRCKGETIEEIAAAVEVMRELADTIEICGEHVVDTCGTGGDGANTFNISTASAFVVAAAGGKVAKHGNRSVSSRTGSADVLEAAGVNLDLSHEQVIRCVNEVGVGFLFAPKHHGAMKYSVGPRQEMGVRTLFNLLGPLSNPAKAPNQLIGVYAKEWVRPMTEVLKKLGSQHVIVVSAEDGLDEISIASSTSVAELKNGNINCYTITPVQFGLKRGNLEELAVDSAAESLAMIYSALDNQPGPARDIVALNAGAAIYAAGLTDNLHSGVHKAQIAIESGMAKAKLNTFIEFSNALTSSESS